aatttgtacattcttgttttaattgtAGTATGAAGTTAAAAACCCTAGTAGTTCACCATAAACTTTTAGTTATAtgataatttttatatgaatttacTAAGTGATTGTACTTTCTATGCTTTTTTATTGTGGCACCCTATTATAGTAGCAACTTGTGAAATTCCTATAAAGTTTCATATTAACCTGATTGAGTTGGAACCAAATCTGGTGTAAGAATGTGACCCATAGAGCATCCTTACTAGAGTTTGGAACATAAGAAGCACTctgtgaatttttaaaaattttgagaagtAGGGTTGTACTTTGAAAcattattgatttgatttgaatttaagCTAGTATTTTTTGGTTGGTGAACTTTTTAGGTGTGTGGCAGTTGTGTGGTACTTATTAGAAGTTTCTCCATGAGAAAGGAGCtggatgaatatgatggagttTGTAATTCCTTGTTCATACATGATGGAACTTGTATGAACATGATGGTGTGTGGCACTTATTACATTTTGGAGATTTATAattccttgtttttcttgtccTATGTATCTACATTAGGGGGTTCTTCAATGTGTCTTGTTAGATTGTACTTTAAAGTTTATATGTTgaagatttataaaataatcttagttaaataaaagatatttgaactatttatattattatatattatataaatgttgaCATGTTgagtaaattagttaatatattaattaattaaaaaatataatttcgtAAATTATCTGtataatttgtattaaaaaaattattacaaaataaatagtattttgtaactaaagaaaaaaatgttacaaaatcaagttatattttgtaagaaaatgttatgataggaaaaaatatattgttaccAAAAATATTGTGTAGATTAAAATTCGTTACCACTTTTGTAACAACTTTTGGTTTTTTGCATcagaaaaatttgttacaaaatattactttaaattGTAATAGttccattttttgttacaaaatttttttgtaacgGGACATACTGCAACGGtccctttttttgttacaaaatccttttgtttcaaaattttgattttttgtaacaattttttttattacaaatattgttttttcttgtagtgatgcAAGAGCTTGCCCAACATCACATTGATGGCATGAATGCATTCAAGGAGTTTACTACTTTTCATAATGCAAGATATGATAATCAACATGATTATGACATGAATAGTCAGACCAAGCTCAACTATGCAGCGGAACACTTTCCTACTCTCAACTCAGAAATTCCAGGGTATGATGAGTACCTTAAAATGCGAGGTGACTTGGAAATAGAGAGAGCATTACGCAATAATAAGGcagtgaagaagaaaatgaagaaagctGAATTCTGGACAAAGTTAAAAGGGAAACAAAAAGGCAAGGGAGAAACTAGCAAATAAGAGGGAGAGAAGCAGAAGAAAGGGAAGCAAGCTAAAAAGTAAAAGGTGGACTTGCTCcttgtttattttatctaaataaGAAAGAACATGTCCTAGTTCTTTTAGTTggtagttagtttttagtatgttgttTTGAATTCTGTTATGTGTTTCTCTTGAACATTGTCATAAGTGCGCTAGCCTAGGTGTGTGTGCTTTACTTTCACTTTTCTTGAATATATGCCTTGTATCCCTtttcaattgaataaaagaaaatgtttgGAAACATGAAGTGTGATTGGTCATGATTGGTAGGAAATAGAATAAGGATAAGTGGTGGTTTATGGTTGATTATTTAGCAAGCTCACTCATGAAAATAAAAGGGTAGAATGTCCTCTATAGTATGAACTAGTTGCTGTTTATGGAACCTTTGGAAATAACAAACCCTGGaaggaataaaaataagaaagaagaaaggaagagcCAACATTGGAGGCCAAGTTGGACCTTCAACGGCAGCCCCAACGTTGGcaacaaaaaaatggaagaaataaaGTATAAGCTAGGCACCAATAGTTCAAACCTTGAGACACATGCTTGTGATGTCTCTGtgctaggatctgcttggatgaataggttctaaggagtgtttcaacacttggtaacttggattaactaatccgggattaccAACCAAAATTCCACTATCAAGACAACCTAGTTACAAGGCATTTAatgacccaaagaggtgctgggtaCCAATGTCTCTAGGATGGAATTTGAGCCAAGTGCCTGTAGTGGTATGTGTTGAGGAGAGGATTGAGTTAGTAGGTCCAAGGGGTGCTTCATCTCCCAACACCTTGAGCCATCTGGGTCGGAAGTGTTGACTAAAAACTTATCTAAAAAGTTGCCTCAACCCAAAGCACTGAGCTATAAGCAAAAGAATAAGTTTGTGAGCAAAAAGCAAACACCAGCATCTTAGTTGGGACTTAGAGGCACATCTCACACCTTGAAATTAATAAGAGTTGAGCTGGAAATGTATCTcgcataaaaccccatgaaccaAGTTTAATTGCTTTCCGATAAGAACTTTTATCTCTCTTTGTTTTCATTCATCTTTCTCATGTTTTAGTGCTTACTTGGGGAcatgcaagatttaagtttggtgttgtgatgccaaggcatcataggctagtttcacaagtctttttctttttttttcatttgattttatgcactttcttgagctatAAGTAAGTATTTAGATAAGAATTGCATGCATcccttgattcaatcaaacttggttatttatgtgtttttcatgaggtttttatgccagttttaCTTGATAATTAAATGATACAATTACCTTATGAATTATAGCAAACTTTGATGCAAGTTTGTGTTTGATGATAGGTGGAAAGGAAGCCAAGGAAGGAAGAGCAAAAAGGGCCATGAAAAGAATCAAGAGGAAGCAACGTTGGTAGCCAAAGTTGGCTCAACAAcattgcctcaaacgttgaagTAAGAAGGAAGAGACCAGCGTTGGAGCCAAAGTTGGTGCTCCAATGTTAGGTCCAATGTGCATGCTAAAAGGGGTGCAAAGTTAGAGCCAAAGTTGGCCTCCAactttgcctcaaacgttggccaaaGAAAGGTTCATAGTTAGAGCCAAAGTTGGACTCCAACTATGACTCAAACTATAAAAGAAGCCAACATTTGAGCCCAAAGTTGGATCTCAAACTAGCTCAAACGTTGAGTATAAAGAAAGTTCATAGTTGGAGCCAAAGTTGGACTCCAACTATGACCCCAACATAAATCAAGAGACCATAGTTGGAGCCAAAGATGGACTCCAAGTATGGGTCCAACGTTGAGGCTAAAAGAGTGCCAACGTTGGAGGCAACGTTGGTGGTCCAACGTTCCCTCCAATGTATGTGATAAAATTCAAGGTTTGGAGATTGTGAAAATATGTAGCAACGCATACGCGTGTATGACATGTATCCGTGGGTGTGTATTTCAGCCtattcacgcgcacgcgtagagCACGCATACGCATGTGCAGGCTAACGTTGGTGGTTCAACGTTGGGTCCAACGTTGAGTCCAACATACGCGACAAAGttccaagaaaaattatgaaatgacgcgtacgcatatACCACGCGTACATGTGGATGAGGAACTTTGACAATCGACGTGCACGCGTAaggcacgcatacgcgtggatgagTGACGTTGAACTCCAACGTTAAGCCCAACGTTGGGGTAAACGTGAGGGCCAATGCCCCAGCCTTGTTTGGCAATGTTTAACCTAACGTTTGAGCCCAAACGTTGAACTCCAACGTCAATCTCACTCTAATACAGAAAGGCACCAATACAAAGCATGAACATTGACTTCTAAACGTCCTCATCAATGGCCACTCCCAACTAGCTTTAACAGAGGCCAAAGGGCCCAGTCCAAGTACTTGAAGACTGaatgaagaaagtgtataaataggattgAGTATTGTAACTCTAcaaatttactttctcttcatTTTAAATTCTATAGCAACGTACTTTTCAAATTCACTTTTCattcccagagctatgaacaactaaacccctttcattggattagagagctctgttgtaattcaatggatcaaaattagttttcattctcttcttctttcttttctcttgatttttctAGAAAGCATTcggtcttcatccaattgggtaattatcttgggaaagaagtTACCCACAATTGGATCTCCTCGGAACCTTGGgagaggaatgaggagatcatgctagaattgctttctcatgttggaccgaaatggggtttggatggatattgtgacatttaatcctaccaacactttgatctggaaatacatgtggtataatcagtgaccacacttcatctcttcccatgagcaattaaatcaaggaattggacaattgttcaagcttagagagattagattaccaaggaattgggatccaatcacttaagattgccaaggagatcaatgaatgaattgattgaggaagagatgagaatgaacttgatccggagaatgcaacatctcctaaacccaatgaattccccatttctgatctacccattctctttattttgtgttatttactttcatgcttaatcaccccattcccatttattttcctgcactttaagcttctgcactttaatttttgttgtttacTTTCAGCTATTTACATTCCATGAAGTTTACTTTTCCCGCCATTTACTTTTCCGCATTGCCAATTTCAAATCTGCTTAGTTCAACTAGAATACCCCTCCAATTAAAGTTGAtcaaccaatcaatccctgtgggattcgacctcactctattgtgagtttttacttgatgataattcggtatacttgccgagggaaaattgttgagagacaagtttctaTGTATCAGCAAGGCATCTTCAGTATACTCAGAGGACTTTCCCACACTTGCACCTTGCTCCATGGTCTCTTCTTCTACTGCCTTTTTGGGAACTTCAGCTACAATCTCATCAATAATATCGCACTGGAAGATGGAGTGGTCTTCCGGTGGATGCTTCATAGCTTTATCAAGGTTGAAGCTCACTGCTCTGCGATTTATCTCGAAAGAATAGGTACCCGAGAAGGCATCCAATTTGAACCgcaaagttttcaaaaatggccTCCCAAGCAAGATGGACGAAGGAATTCCGGAGTCACTAGGGGGCATCTCTAGGATGTAGAAGTCGATAGGAAACTTCAGCCCCTTGATAGTCACCAAGACGTCTTCCACAATGCCAACCACTGAAATTACGCTCTTATCTGCCAAAACAAAACGTGCTGCCGACCTTTTCAAGGGTGGGAGCCTCAAggcatcatatacagataatagcataatactaacacatgcacctaaatcacacatgcagtcaatAAATTGTACACTCCCTATAATGCAAGTAACCATACATGGACCGGGATCCCCACATTTTTCCGGTATAGCACCCATTAAAGCAGAAATGGAGCTACccaaaggaatagtttctacaTCATGTATCTTATCTTTATGcatgcacaaatcttttagaaacttagcatatttaggtacttggTAAATAGCATCAAAGAGGGGAATAGTTACCTCAACCCTTTTGAAAATCTCTACCATCTTGGGATCTAACTCAACTTGCTTCTTAGTCCTCCTAGCAAGGTGTCGGAAAGGAATGGGAATGAATTCTCTCACAGCATCATCTCCATTAGGCACTCCATTTCTTGATTGAgcaacttctttttcaactgcatcttgtacctcatcctcttcttctacaTCTTCTACCTCAACAACATCTTCAACTTGAATATCTTCTCTTGAGCTTGGCTCCTCGGGACTCCTTTCTTGCAATGTAGTTCTAGACCTCAAGGTGATGGCATTGATTCcacccttggggttgggtaaaGGTTGAGAGGGGAGTACGCTAGAGCTTGAAGGTTAATTGTTGGAGTTAGATAGTGATTCCATTCAGGATATGTGAGCTTGTAGAGTGGAGCTAAGACCAGTAAGGCTAGAGGTAAGTAAATTTTGGAGCTCTTTTTGTCCTTGAAAGATTGAACGGAGTGTTTCATCTTGGTTGGAAGATGGAGGGTAGGTGATTTGAGGGGCTTGTGGTTGGTTGAATTAAAGTGCTTGGGCTTGCCTTTGGTGAGGTGCTCGGTATTGAGGATTCTGTTGATTCCAGTTCTGTGGATAGTTGTTGTAATTCCACTTTTGATTTCTACCGTTGTCTCTGCCTCCCTAGTTGTAGTTGTTCCTCCATCCTTGGTTGGAATTGTCTCTCTAATCTTGGTTGAAATTATCTTGCCAACCTTGATTGTAGTTACCACTTTAGTTATAATTACTGCCTTGTTGATAGTATCCTTGATTTGGATGATTGTAGTAAGCATTAGTAGCTGCCAAGGTGTTGTCCTCCTAAAGTTGTGGACATTCATCAGTGTAGTGGGAGTAGCAAGCGCATATTCCACACACTGTCTGAGGGACTGATTATTAACACTACTGTTGTGGAGAAGGcagaggttgttgttgattcaacTAGAGCTGCCTTAGTATATTGGTCATCTCTCTCAGAGTCTTGGTAAGAGTAGCGGTCTCACTACTAGCAGAAACTTCTGCAACAGCCTTGGGATGATTAGTCCTTTGCCCTGTACTGCGGGTAGACTCAGCTAGATCGGTGATTAGTTGCCACGCTTCTGTCGCCGTCTTATACTTCGTTAGGGTCATCATTGGCAGAAATAGCTAATCAATGCCAACTGGTCAATCTTGTGGTGAGGACATAAGTCTAGGAGATTCCTGAAGCGTTCCTAATACCCATAGAGGGTCTCTGATTCACCTTGAATGACACAGAAAATCTCCTTCCTCAATCTATCTGTAACTTTTGCTGGAAAGAACTTGTCCAGGAACTCCCTTCTAAGCGAGTCCTAATTAGTAACAATAGCTTCTAGTTGAGTGTAGAACCACTCCTTGGCCTTTCCCTCcagagaaaatgggaaggcaTATAGCCAGACGACAGTCTCATCAGCTCCGTGCCGCCTAGTAGTTGAGCAAGCTGTCTGAAAATTCCTAAGGTGTTTGATAGGCTTTTGAGCAGGTaatgagcaggtaagccatgaaacttaggTAGTAGATTGATCAGTTTAAAATCTGCAGTCAGATTCAGATGACGCGCTTCATATGGCTGCAGTGTAGAATATGGAGCTCCTGCTTCCTTAAGAGTAATTCTCCAAGGAGCTGCCATAGTATCTGTGCTCAAAGAAACAGAAGAGGCGTCAATAGAATTAACAGGAGAGGAATTAGTTTCTTCCTCAAAAGACGTTTCAAACTCAACCACAGATAAGACTGGTGAATTGGTAAAAACCCCTTTCACCACCCTCAGAGGCTAACCGACGCCGAGCTCGACtaatacgtgaaatagttctttcgATCTCAGGATCAAATGCGGCTAAGCTAGGATCGGATAATGATCGtgtcattcaatgaaagaaacatatagctcatggtaataaaatatatcaagaaaaatacaattatg
This portion of the Arachis duranensis cultivar V14167 chromosome 6, aradu.V14167.gnm2.J7QH, whole genome shotgun sequence genome encodes:
- the LOC127748466 gene encoding uncharacterized protein LOC127748466, with translation MTLTKYKTATEAWQLITDLAESTRSTGQRTNHPKAVAEVSASSETATLTKTLREMTNILSSSVLPSQPLPNPKGGINAITLRSRTTLQERSPEEPSSREDIQVEDVVEVEDVEEEDEVQDAVEKEVAQSRNGVPNGDDAVREFIPIPFRHLARRTKKQVELDPKMVEIFKRVEVTIPLFDAIYQVPKYAKFLKDLCMHKDKIHDVETIPLGSSISALMGAIPEKCGDPGPYKSVISVVGIVEDVLVTIKGLKFPIDFYILEMPPSDSGIPSSILLGRPFLKTLRFKLDAFSGTYSFEINRRAVSFNLDKAMKHPPEDHSIFQCDIIDEIVAEVPKKAVEEETMEQVFKYLDWALWPLLKLVGSGH